A window of Cryptomeria japonica chromosome 3, Sugi_1.0, whole genome shotgun sequence contains these coding sequences:
- the LOC131047850 gene encoding auxin response factor 2A has product MMSYGMDGLRNLSGRAAQSSCAGMAKEGERQIQNSGFGADASDALYEELWHACAGPLVTLPRVGERAFYFPQGHMEQVEASTNQGADQQMPLYNLPSKILCHVVNVQFRAEPETDEVFAQITLVPEAEQNESSHVSGTQLPPPPKSNVHLFCKTLTASDTSTHGGFSVLRRHADECLPPLDMSQQPPSQELAAKDLHGVEWRFRHIFRGQPRRHLLTTGWSVFVSSKRLVAGDAFIFLRSENGELRVGVRRAMRQQINMPSSVISSHSMHLGVIATASHAVSTRTMFTVYYKPRTSPSEFIIPYDKYMDAVNNNLSVGMRFKMRFEGEESPERRFMGTIVGISEVDPVKWPDSRWRSLKVQWDETSAVPRPERVSPWEIETFSSAPLHALQAPRTKKPRTNLSSSTTDLIMPGLSKTALDSAHRYPGVLQGQEMRTIAGSFVDSEVESNQRPLIWGSMEDDIKQDGGVSRGRLASEHWMLQYRQDLAYADSFSGIQGGRDVQKFSIPSVVQNMERFQGVKMAQNQFQDQESGIPNHPGMKLQLSNPWPILSSNKTNETESNLKPSRSSNMSHKQTDAVKWSGLYSSAPFSNLGSGELRGNQPMSLVSSAPAEFTETYVPGKLDRNLIKTMGPPNLGMTVQHPNLPSWEMKEQKGVLSDTRSSDCKLFGFHLIGHSVVGELTPTIRGSATEEDLHVSPPDLIVNQVQPTESDQQSEPSKTAKVDFQAASIDDEFFFEGSSKETHCRVHSNSTRSCTKVHKQGSALGRAVDLTKFDGYTKLICELEQMFNIEGELQDPTKGWQVVYTDNEGDMMLVGDDPWQEFCSIVRKIFIYTREEVDKMTPRSLDMKIKGSSNEHVTREIPKCSDHQDSSVPVATVERSSDS; this is encoded by the exons ATGATGTCTTATGGTATGGATGGGTTGAGGAATTTGTCTGGCAGGGCTGCGCAGAGTAGCTGTGCGGGCATGGCGAAGGAGGGGGAGCGCCAGATACAGAATTCAGGATTTGGAGCGG ATGCTAGTGATGCCCTTTATGAAGAGTTATGGCACGCCTGTGCTGGCCCTCTTGTTACGTTACCGCGAGTCGGGGAGAGAGCTTTTTATTTCCCCCAAGGTCATATGGAACAG GTTGAAGCCTCGACAAACCAAGGGGCTGATCAGCAGATGCCGCTCTATAATTTGCCTTCCAAAATCCTTTGTCATGTGGTTAACGTGCAATTTCGG GCTGAACCTGAAACAGACGAAGTATTTGCCCAGATTACTTTGGTTCCAGAGGCAGAG CAAAATGAGTCTTCCCATGTTTCGGGGACACAACTGCCTCCACCTCCCAAGAGTAATGTACATTTATTTTGTAAGACACTTACTGCATCAGATACAAGTACCCATGGAGGATTTTCGGTTCTAAGAAGGCACGCTGATGAATGTCTTCCACCACtg GACATGAGTCAGCAGCCTCCTTCCCAGGAGCTAGCGGCCAAAGATCTCCATGGAGTTGAATGGCGGTTTCGACATATATTTCGAG GTCAGCCAAGGAGGCATTTGTTAACAACTGGGTGGAGTGTTTTTGTGAGCTCAAAGAGGCTCGTGGCAGGTGATGCGTTCATATTTCTCAG GAGTGAAAATGGAGAACTACGTGTTGGTGTGAGGCGTGCAATGCGTCAGCAGATTAACATGCCATCATCAGTCATTTCAAGTCACAGCATGCATCTTGGTGTAATTGCTACTGCATCTCATGCTGTTTCAACACGAACCATGTTTACGGTATACTACAAGCCAAG aACAAGTCCTTCAGAATTTATTATTCCTTATGATAAATACATGGATGCGGTAAATAACAACCTCTCAGTTGGCATGAGATTCAAGATGCGTTTTGAGGGTGAAGAATCTCCAGAGCGGAG GTTCATGGGCACCATTGTTGGTATAAGTGAAGTTGATCCTGTGAAATGGCCTGATTCAAGGTGGAGATCCCTTAAG GTGCAATGGGATGAAACATCAGCAGTCCCTCGACCAGAAAGAGTTTCACCATGGGAAATTGAGACATTTTCTTCTGCTCCACTTCATGCTTTGCAAGCACCCAGGACAAAGAAGCCCCGAACTAATTTGTCATCCTCAACTACAGATTTAATAATGCCGG GCTTAAGCAAGACTGCACTGGACTCTGCACATAGATATCCGGGGGTCTTGCAAGGTCAAGAAATGAGGACCATTGCAGGATCCTTTGTTGATAGTGAGGTGGAGAGCAACCAAAGGCCCCTGATATGGGGATCCATGGAGGATGATATCAAGCAAGATGGTGGGGTCTCCAGAGGAAGGTTAGCCTCAGAACACTGGATGTTGCAATACAGGCAGGACCTGGCCTATGCGGACTCCTTCTCAGGTATTCAAGGTGGCAGAGATGTACAGAAATTCAGCATTCCATCAGTGGTTCAAAACATGGAAAGATTTCAAGGGGTGAAAATGGCCCAGAATCAATTTCAGGATCAAGAGAGTGGTATACCAAATCATCCAGGAATGAAACTTCAGCTTTCAAATCCGTGGCCAATCTTGTCTTCTAACAAAACAAATGAAACTGAGTCCAATTTGAAGCCTTCTAGGTCATCTAACATGTCCCACAAGCAAACTGATGCAGTAAAATGGAGTGGATTGTATTCTTCTGCACCCTTCTCCAATCTTGGATCTGGAGAATTGAGAGGAAATCAGCCCATGTCACTAGTTTCATCAGCTCCAGCAGAATTTACTGAAACCTACGTTCCTGGAAAGCTGGATAGAAATTTAATAAAAACAATGGGACCCCCGAACCTTGGAATGACTGTACAGCATCCTAATCTTCCTTCATGGGAAATGAAGGAACAAAAAGGTGTATTATCTGATACAAGATCCTCAGATTGCAAGCTGTTTGGTTTTCACTTGATTGGACATTCAGTTGTGGGTGAACTGACTCCAACGATCAGAGGTTCAGCAACTGAAGAGGACTTGCATGTTTCACCTCCTGATTTAATAGTAAATCAGGTTCAGCCAACAGAATCAGATCAACAATCAGAGCCATCAAAGACAGCAAAAGTGGATTTTCAAGCTGCAAGCATTGATGATGAATTTTTCTTTGAAGGGTCATCGAAAGAAACTCATTGCAGAGTTCATAGTAATTCTACAAGGAGCTGCACAAAG GTTCACAAACAGGGTAGTGCACTTGGGAGGGCGGTGGATCTAACAAAATTTGATGGATATACTAAGCTCATTTGCGAACTTGAGCAGATGTTCAACATTGAAGGAGAACTCCAGGATCCAACCAAAGGTTGGCAGGTTGTATACACAGATAACGAAGGAGACATGATGCTTGTTGGAGATGATCCCTGGCA GGAATTCTGCAGTATTGTGCGGAAGATTTTTATATATACACGTGAAGAAGTTGATAAAATGACTCCACGTAGTCTTGATATGAAGATTAAAGGATCATCCAATGAACATGTCACCCGAGAAATACCCAAGTGTTCTGATCATCAAGATTCATCAGTGCCTGTGGCGACAGTTGAAAGGAGTTCTGATTCTTGA